The following are encoded together in the Juglans microcarpa x Juglans regia isolate MS1-56 chromosome 2D, Jm3101_v1.0, whole genome shotgun sequence genome:
- the LOC121248981 gene encoding cysteine-rich receptor-like protein kinase 42: MIFTINTMNFEHCLLPSCKNLTWVFFFFTFFLLFSLSLSDPRISQSGLYCGAFKSPPVTNFIPTFVKEMESLSQLITTKHWGTHFVNFTPPMYGLAQCFQDLSHTDCLLCYAASRTNLPRCLPSISARIYLDGCFLRYDNYSFYHEATDPFIDTVNCSSKNGMVGDGVARFEFVRTVGFVIGNVTRAAVANKGFSLAEVDGVFALAQCWKSVGSEGCRECLEKAGKTVRRCAPRREGRALNAGCYLRYSTEKFYNDKGEAENGAHGSSRTGVIVAIVLSAAAFLMLFLFVTYAGYARLLRINEERSSLGKISTSINKCDWNFKYETLEKATDYFNPSKKIGQGGAGSVYKGTLPNGKTVAVKRLIFNTRQWVDEFFNEVNLITGVHHKNLVKLLGCSIEGPESLLVYEYAPNRGLDQFIFDKNKAQILNWKQRFDIIVGTAEGLAYLHGGTKVRIIHRDIKSSNVLLDENLTPKIADFGLARCFAPDQTHLSTGVAGTLGYMAPEYLVRGQLTEKADVFSFGVLVLEIVSGRRNNAFIEDSGSLLQTVWKLYRANKLAEAVDPRLRDKFPVKEVSDVLQIGLLCAQASVALRPSMEEVIQLLTNGQCEIPIPNQPPFLSANVLESTSSMKSYNMNSLESHAATKIEASYTSESSSIDSSDGLSKSCRSKSERNF, translated from the exons ATGATCTTCACGATAAACACAATGAATTTCGAGCATTGTTTGCTCCCAAGCTGCAAAAATCTAACGtgggtcttcttcttcttcaccttcttcttgctgttctctctctccctctccgaTCCCCGGATATCTCAGTCCGGACTCTACTGTGGCGCCTTCAAGTCCCCACCAGTCACCAACTTCATCCCTACCTTTGTCAAAGAAATGGAGAGCCTATCCCAGCTCATCACCACCAAACACTGGGGCACCCACTTTGTCAACTTCACTCCGCCCATGTACGGCCTAGCTCAATGCTTCCAAGACCTTTCCCACACTGACTGCCTCCTTTGCTATGCGGCAAGCCGCACCAATCTTCCTCGCTGCCTTCCCTCCATCTCAGCTCGCATTTACCTCGATGGCTGCTTCCTGCGCTACGATAACTACAGCTTCTACCATGAAGCTACCGACCCTTTCATCGACACTGTGAACTGTAGCTCAAAAAATGGTATGGTGGGGGATGGAGTCGCTAGGTTCGAGTTTGTTAGGACTGTTGGGTTTGTGATTGGGAACGTTACGAGGGCTGCCGTGGCAAACAAAGGGTTTAGCTTGGCCGAAGTGGATGGAGTGTTTGCGTTGGCGCAGTGTTGGAAGAGTGTTGGGAGCGAGGGATGCAGAGAGTGCTTGGAGAAGGCGGGGAAGACGGTGAGAAGGTGCGCGCCTAGGAGGGAAGGGAGAGCGCTGAATGCTGGGTGTTATTTGAGGTATTCGACTGAGAAGTTTTACAATGATAAGGGAGAAGCAGAGAATGGTGCTCACG GGTCTTCTCGAACAGGAGTCATCGTAGCCATTGTTTTATCGGCAGCAGCCTTCTTAATGCTTTTTCTGTTTGTCACATATGCAGGCTATGCAAGATTATTACGGATCAATGAAG AGCGCAGCAGTCTGGGAAAAATCTCGACTAGTATTAACAAGTGTGATTGGAACTTCAAGTATGAAACTCTTGAGAAGGCAACAGACTACTTTAATCCCTCGAAGAAAATAGGTCAAGGAGGAGCTGGTTCTGTATACAAGGGGACTCTTCCAAATGGGAAAACCGTTGCTGTTAAGAGATTGATATTCAATACCAGGCAATGGGTGGATGAATTTTTCAATGAAGTAAATTTAATCACTGGAGTTCATCACAAGAATCTTGTGAAACTTTTGGGTTGCAGCATTGAAGGCCCTGAGAGCCTCCTGGTTTATGAGTATGCGCCGAACAGGGGTCTCGATCAGTTCATTTTTG ATAAGAATAAAGCCCAGATTCTAAATTGGAAGCAGCGATTTGATATCATTGTTGGAACAGCTGAAGGGCTTGCATATCTTCATGGAGGTACTAAAGTAAGGATAATTCACAGGGATATAAAAAGCAGCAATGTTCTACTGGATGAAAATCTCACTCCAAAAATCGCCGACTTTGGCCTTGCTCGATGTTTTGCCCCTGATCAAACTCATCTTAGTACTGGCGTTGCTGGGACACT AGGTTACATGGCTCCTGAGTATCTTGTTCGAGGACAACTCACAGAGAAAGCAGATGTTTTTAGTTTTGGAGTGCTGGTCCTTGAGATTGTAAGCGGTAGGAGGAATAATGCCTTCATTGAGGACTCTGGTTCTCTTCTACAAACA GTATGGAAACTCTACAGAGCAAATAAATTGGCTGAAGCTGTTGACCCTCGCCTGAGAGATAAATTTCCTGTAAAAGAGGTATCGGATGTGCTTCAAATTGGGCTTTTGTGCGCACAAGCTTCAGTTGCTTTGAGACCATCAATGGAGGAGGTAATTCAGTTACTAACTAATGGACAATGTGAGATTCCTATACCAAACCAACCTCCTTTCCTGAGTGCCAATGTGCTAGAGTCAACCAGCTCCATGAAGTCCTATAACATGAACAGCTTAGAGTCACATGCGGCAACGAAGATTGAGGCATCCTACACTTCGGAGTCCTCTAGTATCGACAGTTCAGATGGGCTATCGAAGTCCTGCAGAAGTAAATCCGAGCGAAATTTCTAA